The proteins below come from a single Gaiella occulta genomic window:
- a CDS encoding adenosylhomocysteinase, translating to MATTQRYDVKDMALAAEGVRRIEWADRQMPVLAAIRERFERERPLDGYRVSACLHVTTETANLMRTLKAGGADVVICASNPLSTQDDVAAALVDAYGISTFAIKGEDNDTYYQHLEAAIDHRPHITMDDGADVIGILHSTRREQLGDVIAGTEETTTGVIRLRALERDGKLGFPVVAVNEARTKHLFDNRYGTGQSTIDGIIRATNVLLAGRVLVVVGYGWCGRGVAMRAKGMGAHVIVTEVDPMKAIEAVMDGFPVMPMEEAAKVGDILVTATGDKSVISKRHFELLKDGAILANTGHFNVEIEIPALRALATGTRVAREFVEEFTLADGRRVYLLADGRLVNLSAAEGHPAQVMDMSFANQALSAEYVVANGATLERKVYVVPKDIDDEIARLKLATMGVKIDQLTEEQAKYLASWDEGT from the coding sequence ATGGCCACCACCCAGCGCTACGACGTCAAGGACATGGCGCTCGCCGCCGAGGGCGTTCGCCGGATCGAGTGGGCAGACCGGCAGATGCCGGTGCTCGCCGCGATCCGCGAGCGCTTCGAGCGGGAGCGCCCGCTCGACGGCTACCGCGTCTCCGCCTGCCTGCACGTCACCACCGAGACCGCGAACCTCATGCGCACCCTGAAGGCGGGCGGCGCCGACGTCGTCATCTGCGCCTCCAACCCGCTCTCGACCCAGGACGACGTCGCGGCCGCGCTCGTCGACGCGTACGGCATCAGCACCTTCGCGATCAAGGGCGAGGACAACGACACGTACTACCAGCACCTGGAGGCCGCGATCGACCACCGGCCCCACATCACGATGGACGACGGCGCCGACGTGATCGGCATCCTCCACTCGACGCGGCGCGAGCAGCTCGGCGACGTGATCGCGGGGACGGAGGAGACGACGACCGGCGTCATCAGGCTGCGCGCGCTCGAGCGCGACGGCAAGCTCGGGTTCCCCGTCGTCGCCGTCAACGAGGCGCGCACGAAGCACCTGTTCGACAACCGCTACGGGACCGGCCAGTCGACGATCGACGGGATCATCCGCGCCACGAACGTGCTGCTGGCCGGCCGCGTGCTCGTCGTCGTCGGCTACGGCTGGTGCGGGCGCGGCGTCGCCATGCGCGCGAAGGGCATGGGCGCGCACGTGATCGTCACCGAGGTCGATCCGATGAAGGCGATCGAGGCCGTCATGGACGGCTTCCCGGTGATGCCGATGGAGGAGGCCGCGAAGGTCGGTGACATCCTCGTCACCGCGACCGGCGACAAGTCGGTGATCTCGAAGCGCCATTTCGAGCTGCTCAAGGACGGCGCCATCCTCGCCAACACCGGCCACTTCAACGTCGAGATCGAGATCCCGGCGTTGCGGGCGCTCGCGACCGGGACGCGCGTCGCGCGCGAGTTCGTCGAGGAGTTCACGCTCGCCGACGGCCGCAGGGTGTACCTGCTCGCGGACGGCCGCCTCGTCAACCTGTCTGCCGCCGAGGGCCATCCGGCCCAGGTCATGGACATGTCGTTCGCGAACCAGGCGCTGTCGGCCGAGTACGTCGTCGCCAACGGCGCCACCCTGGAGCGCAAGGTCTACGTCGTGCCCAAGGACATCGACGACGAGATCGCGCGCCTCAAGCTGGCGACGATGGGCGTCAAGATCGACCAGCTCACCGAGGAGCAGGCGAAGTACCTGGCCTCATGGGACGAGGGCACGTAG
- a CDS encoding cupin domain-containing protein, translated as MSTPFSFDARRVEKPWGYELIWAESEHYVGKLLSVRAGHALSLQYHEVKDESWLVQEGRASLELGLVDGDLTTVEIGPGDAFRYRPGTVHRITAIEDTLILEVSTPHLDDVVRLDDRYGRPQRDA; from the coding sequence ATGAGCACCCCCTTCTCATTCGACGCCCGCCGCGTCGAGAAGCCGTGGGGCTACGAGCTGATCTGGGCGGAGTCCGAGCACTACGTGGGCAAGCTGTTGTCCGTCCGCGCCGGCCACGCCCTCAGCCTCCAGTACCACGAGGTGAAGGACGAGTCGTGGCTCGTGCAGGAGGGCCGCGCCTCGCTCGAGCTCGGCCTCGTCGACGGCGACCTGACGACCGTCGAGATCGGCCCCGGCGACGCCTTCCGCTACCGCCCCGGCACCGTCCACCGCATCACCGCGATCGAGGACACGCTGATCCTCGAGGTGTCGACGCCGCACCTCGACGACGTCGTCCGCCTCGACGACCGCTACGGCCGTCCGCAGCGCGACGCCTGA
- a CDS encoding nucleotidyltransferase family protein translates to MEAVILAGGKAERLGDAAQGKPKALVSIAGHPLAAYQVSRLRDAGVRRVIVSCARGQGALFADALAHLGCEIVPVEEPEPLGRGGGLRFAAAARTQRGALFALNGDELLDVDLEAMLAVHRERGAAATIAVAPLVSALGVVDVAEDGLVSGFREAPRLPYWVNIGCYVLDDEALSRLPERGDHEQSTFPALALEGKLRAWKHDGIWLTVNTPKQLRQAEEWFAAHPEWRPDGPGAEAA, encoded by the coding sequence ATGGAGGCGGTCATCCTCGCCGGCGGCAAGGCGGAGCGTCTCGGCGACGCCGCCCAGGGCAAGCCGAAGGCGCTCGTCTCGATCGCCGGGCACCCGCTTGCCGCCTACCAGGTGAGCCGGCTGCGCGACGCCGGCGTGCGGCGCGTGATCGTCAGCTGCGCGCGCGGCCAGGGCGCTCTCTTCGCGGATGCGCTCGCGCATCTCGGCTGCGAGATCGTCCCCGTCGAGGAGCCCGAGCCGCTCGGACGCGGCGGCGGGCTGCGCTTCGCGGCCGCCGCCCGCACGCAACGCGGTGCGCTCTTCGCGCTCAACGGCGACGAGCTGCTCGACGTCGATCTCGAGGCGATGCTCGCCGTCCACCGGGAGCGCGGCGCCGCAGCGACGATCGCGGTCGCGCCGCTCGTCTCGGCGCTCGGCGTCGTCGACGTCGCCGAGGACGGCCTCGTCTCGGGATTCCGCGAGGCGCCGCGCCTGCCGTACTGGGTCAACATCGGATGCTACGTGCTGGACGACGAGGCGCTGTCACGGCTGCCCGAGCGCGGCGACCACGAGCAGTCGACCTTTCCCGCGCTGGCGTTGGAGGGGAAGCTGCGCGCCTGGAAGCACGACGGCATCTGGCTCACCGTCAACACGCCGAAGCAGCTGCGCCAGGCGGAGGAGTGGTTCGCCGCCCACCCGGAGTGGCGTCCGGACGGCCCCGGCGCCGAGGCGGCATGA
- a CDS encoding UDP-glucose dehydrogenase family protein — translation MSASPHRVAVFGAGYVGLVTGACLAELGHDVVVRDVLRERIDALRHGEVPIYEPGLGELLARNAERLRFTTDVGEAIGDADFVYIAVGTPPTYSGDADLSAVWTVVDELPRIERRCVVVMKSTVPVGTGTRVRHRLDERGLGHVGYASNPEFTAEGTAVRDFMHPDRIVVGAFRDEDGDLVQELHAGIDAPVVRCDVASAEMIKLAANAALMTRISFINEIANVCEATGADVVRVAEGIGLDRRIGSAFLRAGIGFGGSCFPKDSLALKQLAANSGYHFQLLNAVIEVNELQKRRVIGKLHSHLGPLRGKTVALLGLAFKPHTDDMREAPSIVLAGRLLAEGADVRAWDPVADGGDLHGAVIVATPEEALDGADAAVIVTEWPQLADIDWAAVASTMRNPLVIDGRNMLDPEPLRSLGFVYEGIGRAAGAGGGV, via the coding sequence GTGAGCGCATCTCCGCACAGGGTCGCCGTCTTCGGCGCCGGCTACGTGGGCCTCGTCACCGGAGCCTGCCTCGCCGAGCTCGGCCACGACGTCGTCGTGCGCGACGTCCTGCGCGAGCGCATCGACGCCCTGCGCCACGGAGAGGTGCCGATCTACGAGCCGGGCCTCGGCGAGCTGCTGGCGCGCAACGCGGAGCGCCTCCGCTTCACGACCGACGTCGGCGAGGCGATCGGCGACGCCGACTTCGTCTACATCGCCGTCGGCACGCCTCCGACCTACTCGGGCGACGCCGACCTGTCCGCGGTCTGGACCGTGGTCGACGAGCTTCCCCGCATCGAGCGCCGCTGCGTCGTGGTGATGAAGAGCACCGTGCCCGTCGGGACGGGCACGAGGGTGCGCCACCGCCTCGACGAGCGCGGCCTCGGGCACGTCGGCTACGCCTCGAACCCCGAGTTCACCGCCGAGGGCACGGCGGTGCGGGACTTCATGCATCCCGACAGGATCGTCGTGGGCGCGTTCCGCGACGAGGACGGCGACCTCGTGCAGGAGCTGCACGCGGGCATCGACGCCCCCGTCGTGCGCTGCGACGTGGCGTCGGCGGAGATGATCAAGCTGGCCGCCAACGCCGCGCTGATGACGCGCATCTCGTTCATCAACGAGATCGCCAACGTCTGCGAGGCGACCGGGGCGGACGTCGTTCGCGTGGCCGAGGGCATCGGCCTCGACCGCCGCATCGGTTCCGCCTTCCTCCGCGCCGGCATCGGCTTCGGCGGCAGCTGCTTCCCCAAGGACTCGCTCGCGCTCAAGCAGCTGGCGGCGAACTCCGGCTACCACTTCCAGCTCCTGAACGCGGTGATCGAGGTGAACGAGTTGCAGAAGCGGCGCGTGATCGGCAAGCTGCACAGCCACCTCGGCCCGCTGCGCGGCAAGACGGTGGCGCTGCTCGGGCTCGCGTTCAAGCCGCATACCGACGACATGCGCGAGGCGCCGAGCATCGTGCTGGCGGGCCGGCTGCTCGCGGAGGGCGCCGACGTGCGCGCGTGGGACCCCGTCGCCGACGGCGGCGACCTGCACGGCGCCGTGATCGTGGCCACGCCGGAGGAGGCGCTCGACGGCGCCGACGCGGCCGTCATCGTCACCGAATGGCCGCAGCTCGCGGATATCGACTGGGCTGCCGTCGCCTCGACGATGCGCAACCCCCTGGTCATCGACGGCCGCAACATGCTCGACCCGGAGCCGCTGCGCTCCCTCGGCTTCGTCTACGAGGGGATCGGCCGCGCCGCCGGGGCCGGCGGGGGCGTCTGA